Part of the Pagrus major chromosome 9, Pma_NU_1.0 genome, TTTCTGGGAAATAAACTGACATTTTCACAGTCATCAGTcacagggagacacacacatgaaagGCTGTGTTGTGCAGTTTAAACTGATCACTGTTCTATCCAACAACTGTTCAAAATATGACCTCGGCTCAGTTTTGTGGTTATGCACAAGCAGCTGGCCTAAGAGACTTTTTTGTGTAGGGTAGAGTGAATATATTCCACGTGCCTTCGCTGTTTTCAGTAACAAATCTTCCCTCCCGAGACCTGGTCCAACCACAAGGCCGTGTAGTCTTGGGAGCCATTTTTCTATCTCTTCCACCGCATTAGGACTGTCCCTTCACACAACaagcaaagacacacatgtGATAAACGCCCTGGTTATGctctttttttccaaaatcCATTTGCTCTTTTatgccacacacacatggtGGAGACCAGCAGTTGAAAGGATGTGTATGTGTATCTGTAGCTCATATTAACTGTATGTCCCATCTGCACTATTTGCATATTTGCCCTCATCTGGAAGAGATCATGTCTGGGTATTTGGCATTGTTTACTTAGACACTTAATGGCACTGACTGAGCCATCATTAACTAATTTGTTTCACCTGTGCTCTCCTGCTATGACAGGTTAACGATGGTGCTGGAACAAGTTCTCCTAAATGAAATGGAGCTGTTATTAGTTGCTGTTCATGCTAAAATGTCTCCTGTGAAAGAAAAATACCTATTCCATCACATCTGGAGACATTGACCTGTAATTGTAGTGGTAAAAATCCATAGCTGAGAAAGTCACTATGGACGTATGTACTTAGCTATAGAGCTAGCATCAACATAACACCTCTCAAggtcaatattattattattattattttacaattAGTTAAGTTTACACCGCTGGCACAGGATAGgccaggggctagctggttagcatgctaactttagcgGATATTTCTGCAACAATATATATTCATAGACCTCATAAcgtaaaatgtgttaattattcACATTCTTGATCATTTTagatcattttgtgttttgttttcaactaaaattcttacatattgaatCTTTAAATATGCCAGAATTGCCAATACGCCCTTATATAATATATCCCTCGCCAGATGTGAAGTTGGCAACCTAAAGTCGACCTAAAATCGAGGAACATGGTGGCTTTTGTCAGCTTCAAGCGCATTAAGGACACTGACCGGGAAGTCCACAAACATATTGATCTGTCACTGAAGGCACTTTGTCGATTCTGACCTCCCGAGCCACACAGAGAGAGCATGACAGAAACTCAAAGTGGAAGCTTCCATACTACCAACAGCCTAATCTAATATCTTTGCTTGCTtacttaaagaaaacaaattatgCTTATAAGCATTACAGCAAGCCATAAACAAATTCTCAACAAAAGCACCATGATGATCAACTATGATGAACTAGAGATGCTGATTTCTGAATGACCTGCAGTTGTGAATGCTGGCTGTTGAAAAgctaatacatttttttttttttttttactaaagtTGAAATTTCCTAAGCAATACCTTGTCTCTGTGATTTGTAAGAACATATTTCTCGATAAATGATCGGATTGTTGTCAGCATTGAAAGAACAGTGTCCTGCCAAAATGATATTCAGATAATAGTTGGTGTAAATGTTTCTGTACTTACAGAACTGGATGAACTATGAGCTCGGGGCTGTACGATTTGATTACAGTTGCAGCATCTTTGGTGCAGAACACATGAGAGAGGTCAGCCCCCTGAAGATGAGAAAAAGGTTCAGTCACTGAACCAGAACTGGACCACAATAGTTTATTATATTTGTCAGAAGAGGCATGATGAGAATTACTGCTTACCACTTTTAGTGCTGAGATTGCTGCAAAGTATGGAGCTCCAGTGTAGCTTTAGAGTGTGGACATGAAAGAATTAGTGCAAATGTTCTAGTGAACTGTACACGCTTATCTGGTGAATGATGTTTATAGTGACGACGAGTTTTTGTGTGACATACTCTTGGCATCCTCCGATGATCCCGATACGTCCATCTTGTCCCTTGTGCTTTTTGGACGTAAGTGGAGGGACGATGCTCTTGACCAGCGAGAGGGTGTCATCATCCATGCCTCTGTGTGACGTAGAGCCCAAACTGTAGTAGCGTTCAAATACTGAGGAGATAGACAAAGTGATGAAGAAGCAGTGTCTTCGCTACGTTTTTACCTTCCACAGACACAAGATGACAAACGTTTgcctacaaacacacaactaAAACACAGAACTAAAGAAAACCAGTGTAAAGGAGTGACACTGGAGTATGTGAGCCTTCACATTACAGCTGATGCGCCTTTAACTCAGTTTTCTCTTCACACATTCCACCTCAAGGCTGCACACATGACACCGAAACTAATACCTAACGCTTGAGGATCAGGGTTCAACGGTTGACTTTGTTGGGTGAAACAGTCTGTTTGGGGTGAAGGGCGTCTGAGGTGACCTGACTGGCCGCGTCCACATGACAGGGAGGCACTGGGGAACACGGGAGCACGGGCAGGAGGAGCCGTTTTGGAGGGAGTGGCCGCGGAGCCGGgtctggaggaggagatgctGGAGAACATCTGGCCGAGCATCTGGAGCATGTGCAGCTCCCTGGCGTGTTCGGCCTCTCTGCGGCGGTCTTCGGCCTGCAAGCGCTGCTCCTCCATGCGGTAGAAGCCGTCCTCGGCCTGGGCGCTCTGCTCCAGGAACTGCTCCATGAGCTTCTCCATGGGGAAGTTTGCACGCCGCTTCCTTGCTCGTTTAGGTGTTCTGGCTGGCAGATtactggctggctggctgctgctgttttgcggCCTTGTTGAAGCACCTGAAGTGGGGAGGGGTGAGACAATATGTGATGCATCTGTGAGCATAAACAGTTAAATAATCTTGGCattaaaaaggtgcactgtgtagtctgagagaaagagaaagatcttcattgattgattttttttaatgccaaatcaaacaaaataaacaaactctttgttttcatgactgaataaactgaataaacaaactgaccttaaaggacaacacagtttcatactgttttactttgtttatatttggcggaccctgccacctttctagcttcaaacagtgctctggggcagcttgtttattcagtcatggaaaaaataaatatttctgtttgtattatcacctctttaatattgtaaatattaaaattctgagtttgaatttcttttccaaaactacatttaatatcagtgtgtttactcagtcatgaaaacaaagagtttgtttaggcataaaaacatttatttaattttaaatcagtcaatgaagatctttctcatctgaataaaatgtctgaaccaaaactacacagtgcaccttcaaaataaaaacacaccagtCTAACACAGAAGACCCACGACATGGAGGGAGCACTTACTGTTGTTGCCCACTGTCACTTTAACGGGAATGGGGATGGGAATAGTTGGGTATTCCAACTTGACTTCAGTCTCTGCAGGATACGGACACTCCCCTGTGCTCTCTGAGTAAACATCCTGGGcatcctctccatcctcctccaggCCATCCACGGCCTCCTCTCCTCCCGCCCCGCTCTCTATGAACTCCTGAGGGTCAAGAGCGGGCCGGTTGCTCAAAATCCTCTCCATGGTGTCGTAAAACTTACAAATCTTATGATACTGCCCGTTGTTCCGCAGATTGCCCTCCTTTGCCAACAAGTACTGTCTCTTGAGGCTTTTGATCCGCACCCTGCATTGTTCCGGCGTCCTTTCAAACCCCATCGCCCCCAGCCTCCGGGAGACGTCGCGGTACACGAAGCTGTTTCGGAAGTTTCCATCCAGCGCCGCCTGGATGTCCTGCTCGCCCCAGATGTTCAACAAGGTCCGCGTCTCCACGTCCGACCACAGGAAGCCCCGCGTTGTGTTCGCTTGCATAGCGGGTGGGAACAGTGTGGCTTCACAGAGTCACCTCCACCAGCAGGAGTTGAATGGAGATGTTGACACTGCGGATTATGATGGACGTCTGCTCTGGATGTTTGCTCCTAGCTGCGTGAAGCCGCGGGGCGCCGCTAGCTCAGACAGCGTCAACAACGATTTGTTTTTTACCATGTAGGTAGCTCAGAGGGACTTGTGGGGGTATGAATTATAGTTTTTCACATGGGAACCATTACAATATCTTGTATAAATCAACTCTCTGTGTGCTAGCTAAAGCCTAGCCGTCTATGTTTATCCCTTTACGTCGTTAGCCAAATGCGTAACGCGATACTTTAAAGTAAACTGACTGGGGATCGGTGTCCCAAGTCATTCTCGCGGCCTGAACCCTCACTGGGGAAatgtcaaactgacctctgaTCAGTCCTCCGAGGGTAACTTCACCTTTCTCCGCCCGCTCCGCCGCCCATGCTAGGTGTCTGCCGGGTCCTAGAGACCCCGGCTACTCGTCCAACTGTCAACTCCTCGACCGACGTGGAAAAGGCACCAAAAAGCTTCACGGAGCATGCAGCTAACATGGCGCAGCAATtacataaaatgtcacatttcctCCATTTTACCTTTCTCATTTAAACAGAGGAATGTGGCGACAAGCGCCAGCAGGACTGTGGTGAGGCAAAACGCGAACATCTGAATCAGTTGCGgcatgttgtcatgttttctttgctCTAACTGAAGCCAACGGAGCTGTCCCCTCACTGAAAGCCCCCCGTGTTGCTGCAGTCCCTCTTACCTAAACTGGAAGTGCGTCTCAGCGCTGACAACTGTGCACAAACGACCCTGGTCATGAGGCGCCTGGACCGGGACAGTCATACAGGAAGAAACGGCGTGTGATGCCTTCAGAGGCTCCTCGGACACTCCAGGTTGTGTCTGTCAACAATCAATGGGCAGCCATCACAGCTGAGCAGCTAAAGCGGAAGTACTTCTTCTAATGGCCGCCAGGTGCTGCTATGTTTTAGACCATGACGTCCAACCTACACATCACATGACACTAACACCaatacataaaatgtaaattatatttataatgtAAGGACACGAGTAGTTCATTTGATATCAAcgtatttcattttatttctttcatttatttctggTACTTGTCAGTAAGCAGAATATTTGTACctcagttttctgtttgtgacaTTCATCCTAGAGAGCATACATTCCCCTTCATCTGTTTAAACATGGTGACAAATGCTTATGTGAACTTCTGCACACATTTGTGAACATGTAGTCTACAATGTCAGGCCTGTACATTTGCCCTCCCAACTTAAATCTTAAAATTGTCTTGTTGCTGACGACATTTCCCTTGTCAGAAGTAATAACAAACATTACTATTGTACCAAATGTGTTCACTTGTTTTGCATTAGTTATTTCCAAGTTTCACCACCAAAAGTCACACTTGAAAAAAAGTAACAATTTCGagaacaaaaactaaaacaaacatacTTGCATGCAGAATAAATGGCAATTAAAATGTCTGGTAGAATCATCATACGATGTATTGCAGTTACATTTGTTGTCCGATGCTTTGAAGACAGGGATAAAGTACTGGTATTACAATCTCTGACCCAGCAAGTATTATGATGTCTTGGTGACCCGATAGTGACAAATATTTCCCCAATTACGACTGTACATGAACGCAGCACGAGTTGATAAAACTGTAATTGGGTTAAAGGTcaactaaaaactaaataaatagaTCAATAAACAAAAACGCTGCTTAAGGTAAGACAAGAACGTCTTTGAGGAAAAATCTATTTGGCTTTCCTTTAAGTTTATTTCCGCAGTCTAGAGAAGAGACTCTATTACTCTCCaccaagtgttttgttttaatgttttgttttcatagagGAATCTGTCATGTCAGGCTTGAGTGTGAAAACTACCACCCGCACATCCGGGCGACTCAGTGTGACAAATCGGGCCACActgttgaatatattttttgccCTGACTGAAGCCTTGCAGGTGCAAAAGATCCTTACTCAGATGTGGCTGTGTACAAATCCTCAAATCCTACTCCATTAAATTTAGCAGACCCAAATGCAAACCATGGCACAACAGACAAAAAGCATGTGTTGAGgattttgtattatatttgtaATCCGTGCGTTTACATTTTCTTATAATGCTCTGATTCCTTACTGTTCTGCGGTAGAATAGTCTCTGACATGTTTTCCCTCAGTGTTTTACATACATACACGTGCGTTTTGGAAAGAATCTGCCCCTAATCTTGAAACATTTACCTCCCCTCACAGACCAGatctcacaaacaaacaaacaaaactggaTAGATAGGCCTATGTGAACGCTCCCTAACAGTTTGCCAAGAAAGTTTTCATAATAGATTCCCTTCATTCAATTTTGGTACAAAATAACATTGTtaaactttaataaaataaaataaaataaataaatttaaaagtggaaagaaaatgtctttgGTTGATTTCCAAACATATCTtagatgaacaaaaaaaaaaagacaaaacaaaaactgtataTTGATGTCACCATCTCATCATATCATTGATagttttttattctatttattttctttaataatTCTTTTTTCCCCTATTTTTTTGCTTAGTTTTTCTCTTCTCGTTCTCCCCTCTTTTTGCtgtaatcattaaaaaataaaataaacaaacatggtTGACTGCTGGGGGCGGTCCACAGCCTGCGAGTAGATGAACCTGACAGGCAGAACTCAGGGAAGCACAGCGCCGCTCACAGCCTGAGCTCCTCACCTACTTCCTGTTTCACCTCCTCACTACTTTCTGAAGTTGAGTCGCAGGCAGCAGATTGAAAACAAGCCAACGCTGAACTGTCACATTGTCACAAATTAACTTTCTTCCATAAAATGGCGTTTGTCAGGAGAGTTCACGACCAGTCTGACGTGAAGTCTACGAGTTAGACGGTGTTTCTTCTCAACtttagtggagaaaaaaaaagctccccTGTAGCGGGACCAGAACCGTCAACATGCCCGAGATGTCGAAGATGAAGAAGCCCGACGTGAAGGTCGTCCTGCTGGGAGACATGAACGTGGGGAAGACGTCGCTGCTCCACAGGTACACGGAGAGGAAGTTCAAAGACACCATCAGCACCGTCGGAGGGGCGTTTTACCTCAAACAGTGGGGACCTTACAACATCTCGATATGGGACACAGCTGGTAATGCCTCCTTCATGTGATTTCTTCTGGTTTAGCCTCTTCCCTGCTGTTTGTTAACTGTGTTTACCTGATAACGCGTGACCCCACCACCTGAGGCAATCACTGGCATGTGACCCGTGCGAGTGTGTGCGGGCTGCAGACCTGCCTCTGCTAGTAGATATCTGTTATTCTCACGTAGCCTGTAAAAATAACAGATCAACTTCTCAGTCTCAGCTCTGAAACTAATAACAATAACATGTCCTGTAAAGACTTCGCAggtcaaaacagaacaaaaaccaACCTGGTAATCCAGCACACTCAGGCAAAAACAACTATCAGAACAATTTCAAAACTAATCTGTAAATCTATTCACAGTCacacaccttttttaaaaaaaataaaaaatatgccATGTTCTTTCTATATTTTTGATCTCTTAAGTAAACATTCAATCTACTGACCAGAGCCTTTAATCATTAACATGAATTTAGAAGTTGTTTGCTACAAGTAGGCCTACAATCTATTGACCTTTGACCGTAAAAGGTGTCTTAAAGGGGGTTTAACAGATAAACATGATGCTAAATTAACTTAAGTTAACTACTCAATATCCATATAGATTTGTTCTGTATTTGACTATCTGAGAAAGACATTCCTGTTTACTCTGGTAACATAtcataaaaagttttttttttttagtgtacCAACAGAAAACTGTGATTCATCACGTAAAGATCACTGTGTGCTCTGTCTTGTGCTATGTTGCTCAATATTGGACTGATGTGACCTAATCCAAGCCGCCGTCATCTGTGTACTTGCAGTAAAACCCACTCACAGAGCACTTTTGGCCTATTTTCGAAATCTGTGAACAGCCGCCTGAGATAGAGGCTTGAGAAATAACAACCGCTGCTAAAGGTTTGATAAAAGACGGGCAGTAAAAGTTCATTGAACTACTTTTCTCATGAGCCTGTAAACTACACTGCAAGTGGACAGTACCTTTATGTGAATCTTGCTtatcttctttttcctttagaAAATTAGCACAATTGGTTCAGGCTAACTAATTTGATTATCGGCCAAATGGTCCAgcacaacataacatttaatttaGTACAGTAACACGAAGAGCAGTCTTTATGTTATGTACCTAGTGACacctttgtttatttgtaaataaagtaCTTTATAGGACACTTTATCAGGGCTACAGACTAAGTTTATGCAATAGTTGCACTGATGTGCCTAATTTTAGGTTTACCATCACATAttttaggtgcacccaataattCACTTTAATTtgaaggtgaaatatgtaaatattgacCAGCATAtcaccgctaactgctgctaacagtagctaagGTTAGCTAGTAAGCTTAGTTAACCTTGGCGGTATGGATcatattagctgactctgctcgGAGCACCAGAGAAGTGCTGGTTTTGTTAATGATTGTGGCTGAgagttagctggttagcatgctaacttcagtggatatctctgcaacactatACATGGATGTCTGTGACATAACGTAAAAACTGTCACTTCTTAACTTTCCATCAGTAagttttgtaaattattttataataattattattatttaatttttttaatcaaaaattcttacatattgcaccttttaatttTGTAACACATTGTGTAAATGATTGTGAACAGGAAGAAAgatacaaatacatgtttttttcatttaaatcacagcacgCGCATAAGAAATGGGGGTAACCTCATCTGTTTAAATATGAACTGCCAAATTTGAGGTGCACCAGTGTGACCGATGAAAATTATTAGtcgcacttgacagatttttggttgcatgtgcaaaaaaattgttaataatttaattaaatgtacagATTTTATTAGTGAGTATGAAAGTGTTATTTTACTGCAATACTGAATCCACTGTACACATGCAAACTCATCCTTTTCTACAACGTCTTTCCCTAATTAACCTCCACTTGAGTATAATTCTCTTCTAAACTAATTTAGCTTTGACAGGAATAATTTCCAGTAAGTGCTGGTGAAGCTTATGACTGCACTACATTCCAGTATTGTGTAAACATGAATTACAGTAAACCCTCTTTGGCAAATAACACTCACAATGAAAGTAGAGTTCGTGAGCCACAGAGATAAGGAAAGGCTAGCCATGTCACCAGTAAGccatttcctgtgtgtgttcccaAACTCCATGACCTCTGACAGGAGGCTGCTGTCTTTATTTAGTCATTGTGGTGGAGAAATGCAGGATCAGTGCTGAGTCATTTTCGAGGCCATCGTTGCAGACCTTAGCTTGGCTCAGCTTGTTGAAAACAGGCTGTCTGCTACTTATTTTCCCACAGATAATGTCCTTTTCAGTTACATTCAAGGCCCCACAGAGGAGGTCAAGCGGCCTACACTGTTCCTCTTAATAGTCACATGACAGAGCTATGACAGGAAGACCTGACTCCCCATGCCTAACTTTTCCAAACTTGCATGCAAAAGTACTTTCCAGAAGCACACGAGGACAGAGCGAGGGTTTTAAAGCCAGTAGTATGTACAAATGAAAAATCTCCCTGCCTCAGATCCTCAGTGTATTCCGGTGCTGTATTCATCTGATGAATACACAAGTCAATAGCATCGaaattattttatgttatacTGTATGATGTTTTTAACATTACAGATTATTGACCTGGCCGATTATCGGGGGTCAATAGTCAATAGCATCGaaattattttatgttatacTGTATGATGTTTTTAACATTACAGATTATTGACCTGGCCGATTATCGGGGGCCAATAatcagcttttttaaaattattattggTGATTTGCGATTTTTATGTcggattgccaataaaataaactaatttgaAATTGTACTACTTTTGCTCTGATGCAATATCTTCTCACACAATGTCTGCCCACAACACTATGTGATTGGtaacacatcacaattaatagcctataaacaagtaataaagtagcagaaaagggaaatactcaagtaaagtacctcaaaattgtgcttaagAGCAGCTCCTGAGTAAATCGTAGTTAGGTTCATGCCACCACTGgtaattcaaatgttttcatttttattacaaacgaatatcggtcccaaatatcggttttcagcgcccttgatttctaataatcggtatcggccctgaaaaagcatTTCAGTCAACCCTTAATTAAGCATTGTAATGATgtgctgtagtgctgcagagatgccttAGCCTAAAAATCTTGTTTTCCAGATGTAagagaacatgtttgtttggtacagaccccgacaaatgtcacatcaccATGATTTTACTAGGTTTTTCAGAGAAAATGATTCCTACTAATAGTGAGTCATATCGCAATGGCAgtatctgtcaaaaataatcaCAGTGGGGTACAATCAATTTTAGGACTGCAACTTAcaataatgttcatttttgaaattgttattaattattcagattgcttcttttgtccaaccagcagtccgAAACCCAAAGACTTCTTTTACTTATCATACTAATCATAAATGAGAAAGAAGAACAGCAAACATTTAAGAATCTGCaaccagtaaatgtttgaaatttttGCTTGAATAATGACTGtactgattaatcgattatcaaaatagcagGCAATTAATTTTACTTCAATCAGCTAATTTattaattgactaatcgatGCTCAATAGACCAAATCACGTGACATCGTGGTAAGAACAGTTAGTTTAGgtagatgttgatgaaggttctcagtcatccaggtcatggtaattctaagtgctgtatcgtaggcaactggacatgtttcagttttttgaagatgtttcacctctcatccaagaggcttcttcagttcaaactaactggaggggagttgcaggcttttaaactctgtgtgggtgtacttttacagagtcgttagggccacttgtgggtcgttggtccaACCGGCCTTCGTGGCTTAGCAACCCCcatgaagaagcctcttggatgagaggtgaaacgtcttgttgcctacgatacagcacctagaattaGTTCAGGTAGAAAACTGTCAGTTCTTTTCATTGTACATTGTCCATATTGTTGGGTTTTGTTATATGAAAGAGAAATTTGAAGATGCCTAAAGACCTCCAGAACAAAAATCAGTGATTTGAGCACATAATCATAGGTGTACTTAATGAACTAGCAGCTGCGTATTATCCTGGTGATGCCCTCAGTAATCACACACAATGTGCCCTTTCAAAGTCCTGCATATTTCAACGACaaaggttgtttttgttctctccCAACttctctgtgtgctgtgtgtctgcctgtagTCTGTTCCCACAGTATGGCTGTTTTTAAGTCTGTATGTAGGTTGGACATGGTTGACCCATCTCTGTTTCCTCAGGCCGTGAACAGTTCCATGGGCTGGGCTCGATGTACTGTCGGGGTGCAGCCGCTGTCATCCTCACTTATGATGTCACCAACTGGCAGAGCCTGGCTGAGCTGGAGGAGCGCTTCCTGTCCCTGACTGATACTGCTAACCATGACTGCATTTACGCCATTGTGGGCAACAAGGCCGATCTCACAGACCCTAAAGCCCAGCTGTCCCTGGACTCTGATGTGGCGCCTGAAGACCAAACGGAGTGTGAGGAAGAGAGGACTGAGCCACAGGTGCTGTCTGCCTGCCCCACACCCCCAGCCTCCCCCGCGTCCCTCTCGGGGGTGATGCTGCACAAACAGGTTGCCCACGAGGATGCAGCAGCCTTTTATGGGAGAATCTTGCGCTACAAGGGCCTGGACGAGAAGAGCAGCCTGCCCGCAGAGAAGATGTGCTTCGAGACGAGTGCCAAGACAGGCTACAACGTGGATGCCCTGTTTGAGGCGTTGTTCGACCTGGTGCTGCCTTCCATCCTGAGGAAGAGGAACGAGAACCAGGAGTCTCCTACGGTGGACCTGGAGGACTGCAGGGGGGCCAGCAGCAAGCGGAGCAGATGCTGCTAGGTAAAGGAAGGTGGAGAGGCTACCAGACGGAGAGACTTGTTTTTAACTAAGGACAATCTACAGATTGGTCTGCGCACCAAATACATACTGTGACGGTACTACTTATTTGCCTTGACTGAGACCCAGTGGCATTAATGACCTcctggtaacacacacacactaaacacaaatacacattctGAGTCATTTCAAGTATTTCTTTGCATGGAAGGGAAATAATGCACCTTCTACCCTAACAACTAAAACTGCACTTGTATCCCAAAGATGTGTCTGTGGGCAAATATGACACATAAGAAGTCAATCACtgctgtttctttatgttttggAAAGAGACTGTCACATATTTAACAGCACCAAGTATTAGCTGGGTGGCACTTTGCACTGTgtttataattgttttttaaaggagacatattttgctcattttcagattcctaattatattttgggttacaactagaataggtttacatgctttaatgctcaaaaaacatttcaattttcTCATACtgcacagtgctgcagcactgtattccccctctgtctgaaacgctctgtttcagctcctgactctttaaggcccctcctctcgaatacccagtctgctctgattggtcagctcacacaagccTGAGCCAACTGctaaaaacagagcagctg contains:
- the naxd gene encoding ATP-dependent (S)-NAD(P)H-hydrate dehydratase isoform X1, coding for MQANTTRGFLWSDVETRTLLNIWGEQDIQAALDGNFRNSFVYRDVSRRLGAMGFERTPEQCRVRIKSLKRQYLLAKEGNLRNNGQYHKICKFYDTMERILSNRPALDPQEFIESGAGGEEAVDGLEEDGEDAQDVYSESTGECPYPAETEVKLEYPTIPIPIPVKVTVGNNSASTRPQNSSSQPASNLPARTPKRARKRRANFPMEKLMEQFLEQSAQAEDGFYRMEEQRLQAEDRRREAEHARELHMLQMLGQMFSSISSSRPGSAATPSKTAPPARAPVFPSASLSCGRGQSGHLRRPSPQTDCFTQQSQPLNPDPQALVFERYYSLGSTSHRGMDDDTLSLVKSIVPPLTSKKHKGQDGRIGIIGGCQDYTGAPYFAAISALKVGADLSHVFCTKDAATVIKSYSPELIVHPVLDSPNAVEEIEKWLPRLHGLVVGPGLGREDLLLKTAKEVIEKSKARDIPIVIDADGLWLVTQQPAVIQGYQKGILTPNFMEFTRLYESLHHEPMDSSDHQRNVMQLSVAMGNLTLVLKGEQDLITDGSKVISCSVEGSGRRCGGQGDLLSGSMGVLAHWAHAASAAGLLRSVNPSMVAAFGACALTRQCNSQAFQRHGRSTTTTDMIQEIGTAFKKLFES
- the naxd gene encoding ATP-dependent (S)-NAD(P)H-hydrate dehydratase isoform X2 — translated: MTRVVCAQLSALRRTSSLGASTRPQNSSSQPASNLPARTPKRARKRRANFPMEKLMEQFLEQSAQAEDGFYRMEEQRLQAEDRRREAEHARELHMLQMLGQMFSSISSSRPGSAATPSKTAPPARAPVFPSASLSCGRGQSGHLRRPSPQTDCFTQQSQPLNPDPQALVFERYYSLGSTSHRGMDDDTLSLVKSIVPPLTSKKHKGQDGRIGIIGGCQDYTGAPYFAAISALKVGADLSHVFCTKDAATVIKSYSPELIVHPVLDSPNAVEEIEKWLPRLHGLVVGPGLGREDLLLKTAKEVIEKSKARDIPIVIDADGLWLVTQQPAVIQGYQKGILTPNFMEFTRLYESLHHEPMDSSDHQRNVMQLSVAMGNLTLVLKGEQDLITDGSKVISCSVEGSGRRCGGQGDLLSGSMGVLAHWAHAASAAGLLRSVNPSMVAAFGACALTRQCNSQAFQRHGRSTTTTDMIQEIGTAFKKLFES
- the rab20 gene encoding ras-related protein Rab-20; translated protein: MPEMSKMKKPDVKVVLLGDMNVGKTSLLHRYTERKFKDTISTVGGAFYLKQWGPYNISIWDTAGREQFHGLGSMYCRGAAAVILTYDVTNWQSLAELEERFLSLTDTANHDCIYAIVGNKADLTDPKAQLSLDSDVAPEDQTECEEERTEPQVLSACPTPPASPASLSGVMLHKQVAHEDAAAFYGRILRYKGLDEKSSLPAEKMCFETSAKTGYNVDALFEALFDLVLPSILRKRNENQESPTVDLEDCRGASSKRSRCC